The genome window CTTCAGCACAGTTGCAATCTCATATAACCGCTTTGTTGGCGAACTACCCAAACCCATTTAACCCGGAGACGTGGATTCCTTATAGGTTAGCGAAAGCGTCAGAAGTTGTTGTGGAGATCTTTGCTTCAAATGGGCAAGTCGTGCGTCGGCTGCAACTCGGTCATCAACCCGCTGGCATCTACCAAAGTCGTAGCCGTGCTGTTTACTGGGATGGCAAGAATGAATACGGTGAACCCGTAGCAAGTGGTTTGTATTTCTATACGTTCACCGCTGGCAACTTCACCGCCACCCGGAAGATGTTCATCCTCAAATAGTATCAAATGACCTTATGATGGAAACTGGGATGCTGATGTTTATTAGCTTCCCAGCGATCGTTGATGAGTGAGTTGCATTGGGTTCACTGGCATCTTCATTGAGAAATGAGACACTTCACGATAAATGCGTCTCAAGGACAGCAAAACCGGTAGCAGATGGGTGTGTAAAGTTTCTGTTAGTCTTTCACTCATTTAGGCAGTGCTTGAGGTATTATCGCTAACCGGCTCAGAACTCTTCACACCAGCGGTGTGATATATCTATAGAAAACCGATACACGCAGAGAGCGCACTCCAGCGGAGTGCTATGTATCTCAAACCTATTGAATAGGTGAGAACAGTCTATTACACACAGGAGAGGGCATGCAGTGAGTAAGGAACGGGTGTTGACATCTTATGGACATAGCACTCCGCTGGAGTGCGTTAGGGGTGCGTTTTTTTCTATAGACATATTGCTCCGCATGAAGTTTAATAAAATATTTGGGTAATTCTATAAAGGACAGTTTTCAATCAAGAAGACTCCATAATCCTCTGAATCCTTAGAATCCTGATTCAGACTATGAACATCGCGCACGCCAAAATTTCCGCGTCCTCCGCGTCCTCTGTGTTCTCCGTGATTCAGACAATTAACACATACATTACCCAATTAAATTCTTAATCTTCATCTGGAGCAAAGAACAGGTCGTCGGTGATGCCACTACATCTCCTTGTTATGTTAACGCATACTATTAGTTTAACTCATGGGGTCATTTGATACAAACTATAAGTAACCCTTATCAGAATCGGGGTTTTGCTAATTCCAGACGAGCAATAGGTGGTTAACGTGAACTTGACAATAAAAATTGGGATATGACTGTAGGTTGGGTTGAGTGGTAAAAGACTAAAAAGTCACCAGTTATACCGAGAACCCCATGTGCCATAAACCCTTCCTGGAGATAAATATAGCGAAACCCAACAATCCATTCAGGTGCCGATAATGCGTTGGGTTTCACTGGGTTCTTGGCTGTATGTGCGGATATATGAGGTCTGATGTTCTTTGGGATACCGGCATCTGATTTTCAACACCGTTCAACCCAACCTACAAGAACCCATCTCTTTTATTAAACTCACGTTGGTTACGGGGACAAGACACGGGCGGATTTATGGAAAAAATGGGCGGATAATAGATATCCGCCCTATCAAAGGAGCGGAATTGCTTTAGAACGAAGATTTGATTTGCGCCCAACGGGTCGCGAGTTTACCTTGTGGTTCGACGGGGAGACCTTCCGCTTCAAAAACTTGCTTAACTTCGCCTGCTGAGAGGGCTTTGCTATAAATCATAACTTCGTCAATGATGCCGACAAAGCCCCCATCACCTGCTTTGCCAATCTCGGTTTCCGAACCTCCCGTTGTCATAGGACCGTTGTAGTTCTGTTCTTTCTCTAATTTGCCATCAACATAGAGTAGCATTTCTTTCTTATTAACGACCCCTACCATGTGGTGCCATTCGCCTTTTTTGAAGGCTGCGGCACCAAAACCGCCATCACCTTGCCATCCTGGTGTGACAATAAATTCCATTTCTTGTCCGGCGTTTCTGCCGTCAAACCGCAACGCCCAACCGTTGACATCACGTTGCGCAACAATCGTCCCACAACATCCAGCGACAACGCCTTTGACGGGGCTATCACTGTCAGCATTCACCCAAGCAACAACGCTCATCTCTTCCGCACCCGCAAATTCCAGTGAAGCGGTGCCGGGAATGTGGACGAGATTCTCGCCATTAAACTCAAGGGCTTTTCCAACTTTGCCAGCAACTGGTTTCGGGTTCCCGTCGAGTTCACCATCGTTGTCACCTAAAACGTCCTCAACCTTACCGCCCGCGATGGTTCCTTCATCAAAGGACCAGTAACTTACGACACCCTCTAATGGGAGTTGCGCGTCCGCTAAAGGAATTGCGACAAAAAGGCACGCAATAAACAGAATTAGTATTGATATTCTTAGGAACATGTAATTTGTCTCCTTATTAAGGTAAGTTTAGTAGTAAAAATATGAGTATGCCCGTAGGTTGGGTTGAGCGGTAAATAGCCAAAACCCTTAGTTTATAGGAGAATGTCTATTCTTAATCAACTATCCGTATAAATAGATGTAGCGAAACCCAACAATCTAAGTGCTATCGGTGTGAGAATGTGTACGCATGGCGAATAATGTGGATCTACACTCTTAGGACAAACTCACGTTATGTTTGTTCGGTTTTAAGGAAAACGGCGGACAAGTCGTCTGAATTGCCCGCTTATAATAACCCAAGTTGCCACCTTTGTAGCATAATCTTTTAGATTGTGCTTGTACGGACGCAAACTAAAAGTTTACGCTACAAAATCCTGCGGAGAACCAACCTCTTTGGGTGAAAAAGGGTGTCTGCATGTCTAAAATTTTGTAAGTAGCAACTTGCGTTATAATATCAAACTAATACTGCTGTTTAACCTTTGCCCAAGTCGCAGAGAGTTTGCCCTCAGGTTCGACTGGTGTCAAAAGCAACGCCGAAAGTCCTTTGTCCATCATCATCTGAATCTCATCAGCCGTTAAAGCAACATTGAATATAGCGACTTCGTCAATAATTGCATCGCCGAACCTGCCGTCACAGCAGGTGTCCCTACCGATGAATAGCGGACCATCGTCAGCATCAATTGGATCGGTATTGATTTCCATTGTGCTCTCTGCCACGCCGTCGATATAGATATTCCACTCGCCGGTTGCACTGTCGAAAGTGGTGGTGTAGAGGTGCCAATCGGTGATGTCAGCTGGTCCGACTTCTCCGTCGCGCCAACTACCCGGTTTATTCCAGCAGCCACTGTTACAAATTGGCCACGAAACGTTTTTGGTGCCTGCGTTGGGATGGATGATATACGCATTCCGTTTTTCGACCATCCAACCGTGCTGATTCCAGTCATCCGTCATACTTTTAACCCAGATTGAAACGGTAATGGCATCAGTCGGATTTACGTGTGCTGGGACTTCGACGTAGGCACTTGAGCCATTGAGTTCCAACCCTGAACCGAACACACCACTCACCCATACTGGATCACCTACCAACGCGGCATCAAGCGCGCTGTTGGAAGAATCTACAGCAACATCGCCACTTCCTTCATCGAACAACCAGAGTCCAGTTAGCGTGTCTATCCCAAGTTGTGCCGGAGCAGGAGTGACGAACAGGCAGACGCTCAAGATTAAACTGAAGCCTACAAAGGTTAATCGTGTTATAAGTTTCATGAGGATCTCCTAATATCTTTAGATATTTGCGTCTACAAACCGAATTTAACATGTTTGTAAGACGTGTTTAAGCCTAAGTCTGAATTAGTATGCCACGAAATTGAACGGGTGTCAATCAAATTTTAGGCGGTAAAAGTGGTTAGCGATTTTCCAGATCTGCCCTATTTCGTGCAATTTGGCATAAAGTATGCACAATTTTGGGCAGTGCTTTCTCGACATTTTGCCAGAACTCCGATGGATTGGATATTATTTAGATAGGCATGAAATTTGCTACGTTTTCAAAGTAAACATCCTTTTGGATTTTAGTTTTCGGTTGACATAAATTATTAGGACGTGATATTATATAGGATAAGACGAAGCGTGTAGACTTCAGTTCATAGTTCTTGAAGAGTATATTGTACTACCTAAAGCGAAGGGCATTGTTTGCAAGCCCATTTTAAAATGTAAGAAGGAGGCTGGCGTACATTCCACACCGAAAGGGTGGGTTTCGACGCTGTGAAATCTGATGAAACTGAGAGAGCAGATATTATCTATTTTGGTAATCATGCTACTGCTTGCCGTTGTACCGTTCGCGCTTGCACAGAGAACGTGGGTAACAGTGAGTGAATCCAAGTGGCAGGCTACCTTTTCCGATGTCTTTTTTGTAGATGCACAACACGGATGGATTGTCGGTAGTAAGGCAACAATTTTACATACCACCGATGGTGGACAGACATGGAATCAGCAACCCCTACCACTTGATGCTGAACTAAAGAAAGTCCGCTTTATCAATCCACAGATTGGCTGGGCTGTTGGTGAAAATGGCACCGTGTTAAAGACCACCGATGGTGGGCAAACGTGGATGAAAAAGAATACAGGCACCCGCACAGCACTGTTAGGAGTCTCTTTTGCTGATGATAAACACGGCTGGGCAAGTGGAGATGGTGGACTTATCATCGGCACAAAAAACGGTGGGACAACATGGGAAAAACAGACCATTGACACCAATAACACGATTGAAGGTATCCATTTTGTGAGTCCACAGGTCGGTTGGGCAGCAGGTGGCGGCGGAACACTCCTTCATACCAACGACGGTGGACAGACATGGGGATTCCAGACAAGCGCAACGGTCAACACACTGGATGCCATCTTCATGCTCAGTGATAAAGCAGGATGGGCGGTTGGTGCCGGTGGCGCGGTTGTCGCAACAGTTGACGGTGCCAGTTGGGTAGTCCAAGAGAGCCGCGTCCCGAATTCTAACGGCATGCCTGAACCGGTTTGGGATGTCCACTTTGCTAATGAAAATGTGGGTATCGCTGCTGCGGAATTCGGCGTAATTCTCCGCACAAAAGATGGTGGAAAGACGTGGGCACCCCTCGAAACGCGACCCGTTGCTGCGCGTCTTCAAGGTGTGCACATGATGAGCACAACCGAAGCGTGGATCGTCGGCGATAAGGCAACGGTCCTGCACACGGTCGATGGCGGGGACACTTGGGAGGTTATTTCGAGTGCCAGCGAACTTCGAGCGGTCTATTTTCACAACGATAAACTCGGTTGGGCAGTCGGTGAGGCAGGAAGCGTCTTACATACCAGTGACGGTGGTGAAACATGGAAACCTCAAGATAGTGGAAACGTCTTTGACCTTTACGGTGTCGGGTTTATTGATGAAAACGTAGGTTATGTCGTCGGGACCAACGCTGCGTTGGCTGAAACAAAGGATGGCGGTCAAACCTGGGGAGACCTCAGCGATCCGGGGGATGAAGGCCACGGCACCGCGGAACGAATTAAGTTTGAAGGAGATATGAGTTGGCTAAGTGCCATGGGTTCCTACGCCATGAGTTTTGGAAGTTCTACACACGCGTGGGCGGTAGGTGAAATGGCGAGGGTTATGCACACGAAGGATGGCGGTCAAACTTGGAGGAATCAAGATGGTGCTGCTATGTTCGTCAATCTCTATGGGGCTCATTTCATCAATGAAAATGTAGGTTGGGTCGTCGGAGATGCCGGCACTATCTCGAAAACTATGGATGGCGGGCTGACTTGGACACCTACCTCGCAAGGACCAACGTGGAACGATATTCACGCTATAGATGAACAGACGGCGTGGGTGGCTGGCGAACAAGGATCTATTATGGCGACAAAGGATGGCGGTGTAACATGGATTGACCAAACAGTGCCAACACAAGCCAATCTCAATGCTATTTTGTTCCGGGATGCCAACGAAGGTTGGGCAGTAGGGGAAGGTGGAACAGTTCTTTACACATCCGATGGTGGTGTCACATGGTTGATACAAGAGTCGCCGACCATGAATAATCTGCGAGATCTCGTTCAAACGCCAAGTGGTCAGCTCTGGGCAATTGGGGATGCCACAACCATTATCCGCTATTAGGTGCTATCTACATAACAGGGTGAGCGGGTTCCTATATCCGCTCATCTTCATAATTTCATTTGCGTATAGGAGGACACAACCGCAATGAGTCTATCACGGTTCTGCCACTTGATCGGTGCCGGAACCTTTCTATTCCTTCTCATAAATCTCTCCGCTGTAGCACAAGAACCGCAGGTGTTGACCTTAGAGAAAAGTATTGAGATTGCGAAACAGAACAATCTTGACATTCAGACTGCTGAGCAGAACCTTAGGGCTGCTGAGGCACAAGTTCGCACAGCACGCGCAGGACTCTTGCCAAGAATTACAGCGAACGGTAATTACACCTATTTTAAAGATATACAAAAATCGGTCATTCAAGCCGAGGGCGGGTTTGGTTTCCCAATGCCGAACGGAGAAATGGACAGGATGCCACCGCCAAGTGCCGATAATGAGTCTGACCTAATTGAATTGGAATTTGGTGCCCATCACAATGTTCAAGGAACTGTGAATTTAACACAACCTATCTTCGCGTGGGGACGCTACTACTACAGTTATCAAGCCGCGAAACTCAACCATCAGGCAATGCAGCGGAGTGTTGATGCCGCTTATAATCAGCTCCGCTTAGACGTATCTGAGGCGTTTTATGGTGCACTGGTTGCTCAGGAATTCGTCAGGGTCGCGCAACAAACCGTCGCCTTGGTTGAAAAACAACTCGGCATCGCGGAGGCATCGTTGGATGCCGGGGCTGCCACTAACTTTGATGTGCTGCGTGCCAAAGTCCAACTTGCAAACGCTAAATCACAACTCATTCGTGCGGAGAACGGGGTCCAAACCGCTAAAAACGCCTATAAGACAGTCCTTAACGTTCCGCTCGCTGAGAACATATCGGTTGAAGGCACCCTTGAAATTCCAGACAACGATAAAATACTGGCGTTAAACCTTGATGGACTCATACAACAAGCACTTGAGAACCGTCCTGAAATGCACCGCACGCAATTCAGTGAGCATGCTGCCCAAAAACAGATTGACATTGCCAAAACGCGAAGTCGTCCAGACCTTGCTCTCTTCTCAAACTATCAAATTTCACAGAATGAAAGACTTACCGAAATGAATAGGATTTGGAGTGTCGGTTTCCAAATCAACATCCCAATTTTCGATGGGTTTGCAGCGAGCGCAGCTGTTCAACAGAGCGAGTCCGCTTTAAAACAGGTTCAGTTAGGCGGAGATCAAGTCAAAATTGGTGTTGAATTTGAGGTGCGAGCCGCCTATCTGAATCTTCGGGGTGCACAGGCACTTATTGATGTCCAACGCGAAGCGGTTGCCCAAGCACAAGAAAGCGTACGCATTGCTAATCTCCAATTTCAGAATGGGATCATTACCACGGTTGCATTGACCGACACGCAAATCGCACTCGCCCAAGCGGAAGTTAACCGCCTACAAGCGCATCACGATTATGTCGTCGGTTTGGCGAGATTGGAAAAAGCGATCGGACAAGTACTCCAATAAACATTTCCTTGGAATCTAAAGCAAACACAAATTTCGGTCTATTTCCAAATCTAAATGTTCCTACAACGTCGGTTGAAGGGAGAAAATAAATTGAAGAAAGTACTGGTTGTCATTGTCATAGTATTAGCGATAGCAGCGATTATTGCTATACCTCGGTTCCTGAAACCTGAAAAGCCTGAAACCCCCCAAACCGCAACCCCGGTGCTTAAACCGGTAGAAGTTATAAAAGCGAAGCGGGGAGAGATTCGTTCGGAACTTGAATTGTCTGGGACGATTCAAGCGGAGTCACAAGTTAGCGTCTTCCCTAAAATAGCCGGTCGTCTCGTTGTCTTAACCGTGGATGAAGGGGACAGTGTAGAAAAAGGAGCACCTCTTGCGACTGTAGAGCATGAGGAATTAGAGCTCGCGGTGCAACAGGCGGAAGCAACACTCGAAGCGGCAGAGATCGCTTATTCTCAGACAAAGCAGCTTGCGAAAGTGCGTGTACGCTCACAGATCGCGCAAGCAAAAGCGCAACTCCACGCGGCAGAGATCGCTCTACAACAGGTCGTTGATCTCTCTGAAATCCGCACAGTTACGCAAATAGAGCAGGCGCAAGCGGCGTTAGAGTCCCTCGTTGCAAATCTTCAGAAAATTAAGAGCGGTGCCCGTGATGAAGATAGGCGGCAAGCGCAAGCAGGCTTGAGTCAAGCCGAGGCAAACCTCACGAATGCCAGAAACAATCACGAGCGGATGCTACAACTCTTCCAGAATGGAGCGATTAGCCAACAATCACTCGAAGGTGCAAAGACGCAGTTGGATATTGCTGCCGCGCAGCATAACATTGCTACGGAGCAACTTCAGCTGATCGATAACGGCGCACGTGCTGAAGACATCCAAGCAATGGAAGCACAGGTTCAGCAAGCGGAAGCCTCTTTGCGGTTGGCACAGATACAAGCTTCGACAAGAACCTGGGAGAAAGACATTGAACTCGCAAATTCTCAGGTCGAAACGGCAAGGGCTGTGTTGACCTCCGCTGAAGCGTTAGAGACTGCAAAAAGTTGGGAAGCAGAGATTACATCGGCGAAAACGGTTTACACGCAGGCGAACGTCGCCCTCAAACTTGCTCAGAAACGCTTGAGAGATGCCACCATTCACGCACCGATTTCTGGGGTTATCTCTAAACGCCATCTTGATTTGGGAGGCATGGCACTTCCAGCGGCACCGCTTTTCGAGATTGTTAATATTGATACTGTCAAAGCCACTGTTGATGTGATTGAAG of Candidatus Poribacteria bacterium contains these proteins:
- a CDS encoding YCF48-related protein, which codes for MKLREQILSILVIMLLLAVVPFALAQRTWVTVSESKWQATFSDVFFVDAQHGWIVGSKATILHTTDGGQTWNQQPLPLDAELKKVRFINPQIGWAVGENGTVLKTTDGGQTWMKKNTGTRTALLGVSFADDKHGWASGDGGLIIGTKNGGTTWEKQTIDTNNTIEGIHFVSPQVGWAAGGGGTLLHTNDGGQTWGFQTSATVNTLDAIFMLSDKAGWAVGAGGAVVATVDGASWVVQESRVPNSNGMPEPVWDVHFANENVGIAAAEFGVILRTKDGGKTWAPLETRPVAARLQGVHMMSTTEAWIVGDKATVLHTVDGGDTWEVISSASELRAVYFHNDKLGWAVGEAGSVLHTSDGGETWKPQDSGNVFDLYGVGFIDENVGYVVGTNAALAETKDGGQTWGDLSDPGDEGHGTAERIKFEGDMSWLSAMGSYAMSFGSSTHAWAVGEMARVMHTKDGGQTWRNQDGAAMFVNLYGAHFINENVGWVVGDAGTISKTMDGGLTWTPTSQGPTWNDIHAIDEQTAWVAGEQGSIMATKDGGVTWIDQTVPTQANLNAILFRDANEGWAVGEGGTVLYTSDGGVTWLIQESPTMNNLRDLVQTPSGQLWAIGDATTIIRY
- a CDS encoding T9SS type A sorting domain-containing protein gives rise to the protein SAQLQSHITALLANYPNPFNPETWIPYRLAKASEVVVEIFASNGQVVRRLQLGHQPAGIYQSRSRAVYWDGKNEYGEPVASGLYFYTFTAGNFTATRKMFILK
- a CDS encoding efflux RND transporter periplasmic adaptor subunit, with the translated sequence MKKVLVVIVIVLAIAAIIAIPRFLKPEKPETPQTATPVLKPVEVIKAKRGEIRSELELSGTIQAESQVSVFPKIAGRLVVLTVDEGDSVEKGAPLATVEHEELELAVQQAEATLEAAEIAYSQTKQLAKVRVRSQIAQAKAQLHAAEIALQQVVDLSEIRTVTQIEQAQAALESLVANLQKIKSGARDEDRRQAQAGLSQAEANLTNARNNHERMLQLFQNGAISQQSLEGAKTQLDIAAAQHNIATEQLQLIDNGARAEDIQAMEAQVQQAEASLRLAQIQASTRTWEKDIELANSQVETARAVLTSAEALETAKSWEAEITSAKTVYTQANVALKLAQKRLRDATIHAPISGVISKRHLDLGGMALPAAPLFEIVNIDTVKATVDVIEAHLNQLALNQQALIEVDGISVPMSGSVVFISPTLMPARRTAIAEIEIDNPDGTLKPGMFAKVTIPVKVHEDAILISRASLIEDAVTKTQNVFVIENGVSQRRAVEIGLLRGAEVEVLNGLAEGEAVVVAGQHSLKQGESVRVVNP
- a CDS encoding LamG domain-containing protein, which encodes MFLRISILILFIACLFVAIPLADAQLPLEGVVSYWSFDEGTIAGGKVEDVLGDNDGELDGNPKPVAGKVGKALEFNGENLVHIPGTASLEFAGAEEMSVVAWVNADSDSPVKGVVAGCCGTIVAQRDVNGWALRFDGRNAGQEMEFIVTPGWQGDGGFGAAAFKKGEWHHMVGVVNKKEMLLYVDGKLEKEQNYNGPMTTGGSETEIGKAGDGGFVGIIDEVMIYSKALSAGEVKQVFEAEGLPVEPQGKLATRWAQIKSSF
- a CDS encoding TolC family protein, whose product is MSLSRFCHLIGAGTFLFLLINLSAVAQEPQVLTLEKSIEIAKQNNLDIQTAEQNLRAAEAQVRTARAGLLPRITANGNYTYFKDIQKSVIQAEGGFGFPMPNGEMDRMPPPSADNESDLIELEFGAHHNVQGTVNLTQPIFAWGRYYYSYQAAKLNHQAMQRSVDAAYNQLRLDVSEAFYGALVAQEFVRVAQQTVALVEKQLGIAEASLDAGAATNFDVLRAKVQLANAKSQLIRAENGVQTAKNAYKTVLNVPLAENISVEGTLEIPDNDKILALNLDGLIQQALENRPEMHRTQFSEHAAQKQIDIAKTRSRPDLALFSNYQISQNERLTEMNRIWSVGFQINIPIFDGFAASAAVQQSESALKQVQLGGDQVKIGVEFEVRAAYLNLRGAQALIDVQREAVAQAQESVRIANLQFQNGIITTVALTDTQIALAQAEVNRLQAHHDYVVGLARLEKAIGQVLQ
- a CDS encoding LamG domain-containing protein — its product is MKLITRLTFVGFSLILSVCLFVTPAPAQLGIDTLTGLWLFDEGSGDVAVDSSNSALDAALVGDPVWVSGVFGSGLELNGSSAYVEVPAHVNPTDAITVSIWVKSMTDDWNQHGWMVEKRNAYIIHPNAGTKNVSWPICNSGCWNKPGSWRDGEVGPADITDWHLYTTTFDSATGEWNIYIDGVAESTMEINTDPIDADDGPLFIGRDTCCDGRFGDAIIDEVAIFNVALTADEIQMMMDKGLSALLLTPVEPEGKLSATWAKVKQQY